From Solibaculum mannosilyticum:
AGAGGTTTCCATTGAGGATCGGAAAAGGACTCTGAAAGCGGAATATCTCAACCGTGCAAAGGAAAAGATCAGCCAGATCGAGAAAAAAGAACATGAGTTTGCAGACGAGGAATGGGAAGTTACCCTCAAGAAGTATCAGGCCATTCGTCAAAAATTGGATGATACCTGCAAGAGAAATTTTGACGCTTGGGTTGAACAGATCGTGTCCCAAACCATAGCGCAGTAAAGACTAGTCGGCCTGCTCGCTGGAGCACGGCCTATAAGTACTTTTTGCCGTCTGCTTTTAGGCGGTGGATTGGAGGTCACGATGCTTGGTAGTTTATCCAACAATACCATTTGGGCAAAGGTAATGGCTAAATTCGGCCGCCGCCTTACGGCTCAAAACTATAGCGATTTGTTAAGCTGTCAGTCGGTGGGAGAAGCGGCTCTTTATTTGAAGAACAACACTGACTACAGCTCTATTTTGGATGAAGTGAAAAATACAGATGTCCATCGCGGGAGGTTAGAAGAACTGCTTCATCGTCGCCAGTTTGAAGATTTTTCTTCTCTCTGTGCATTTGAGTTTGCAGGTCAAAGTTTTTTTTATAAGATTATCATCCGCCGCAACGAGATTGAACAACTTCTACATTGCCTACGGCTTTTGTCTTTTGGTAGAGAAGATGAATATCTGTTTCGCCTCCCTACTTTTTTTGCCAATCACACACAGATTAACTTGATCGGATTAGCAAAATGTAAAAGTTTCGATGAAATTCTTACGGTTCTGGCGGATACAGAATATGCGGCCATGCTCAAGAAGTATAAACCTCAGGACGGTCAGCCATTGGATTTTACAGGTATTGAGACTACACTCAATACGTATCTTTACGATACAATCTTCTCTTTGATCAAAGAGAATACCCATGGAACGGCCCGCAGGGAATTGATAGAACTTTACAGCATGGAGGCAGAACTGGAAAATGTTTTGCGCATTGTCCGGTTGAAAAAAGGGTTTAGTCTTTCCCCTCAATTTATCCGGTCGTGCTTGATCTCCCATTGGCTTTATATCACGCCTAAACTTTTGGACGATATGCTGGCAGCGGAATCGGCAGATGAAGTACTACGCATTTTCCAAAAGAGCAAATATGGTAAAAAGATGCCGCAAGATAAGGACTATTTATATTATGAACAGCGTTTTCAGCAGATCCTATTCCAGAAGGCCATTCACATGCTGCACTTTTCAGTGAATCCGTCTTCTATCTTTGCGGCTTACAGTATTTTTTCTCGGATAGAACTTCACAATATTATTAATATTATCGAAGGAATTCGATATCAGTTAAGCCAAGACCAGATCAGAGAAATGCTGATTTTGGAAAACTCATAAACAAAGGCGGGTGAGCACAAATGGCGGTTGAAAAGATGATGCTCGTCAACCTACTGGGAAAGATGGAAAACTTTGATCGGGATGTGGAAGTCCTGGTAAATGAGGACTTCCATCCCGAGAAGACCATGGCCTTTTTGGACGATACCAGCGGTTACACATCCATCAATGAAGAAAATCCTTACACCCAGAAGTTGCAGCTGTTAAGCGATTTATCCAAGGCAAATTCCCCACCGATCGATATTGAGCATCGAGAAGTAACTCCGATGGAGATCAGCGAAATAGAGAGTTACATTGATGATGTTGGAACACAGTTTAGCGTTCTGGCATCTCAACAAAAAACGCTGCAAGATGCCATTGCAAGGGATCAACTCTATATCTCTCAGCTGGAGCATTTTAAGGAACTGGACACACGGCTGGATCAAGTCTTTTCCAGCGAATTTATTAAGGTTCGTTTTGGCCGTATCCCACGAGATAGTTATCCAAAATTGCAGGCCTATGCCAGCAATCCCTATTTGATTTTTATCCCTTGTTCTACGGATAACACCCATTATTGGGGCGTCTATTTTTGTCCTCAGGATCATGCGGATAAAATTGATCGGATTTTTTCTCACTTGTACTTTGAACGTTTGAGGGTACCAGGCGTCAATGGCACTCCTAGAGAAGGGATTGAAAAACTTCAGAAGGCGGTAAAACTCAATGAAAAAAAGTTAGAGGAATACCGCCAGAAAATGAAGGATCTCTG
This genomic window contains:
- a CDS encoding V-type ATPase subunit; translated protein: MEVTMLGSLSNNTIWAKVMAKFGRRLTAQNYSDLLSCQSVGEAALYLKNNTDYSSILDEVKNTDVHRGRLEELLHRRQFEDFSSLCAFEFAGQSFFYKIIIRRNEIEQLLHCLRLLSFGREDEYLFRLPTFFANHTQINLIGLAKCKSFDEILTVLADTEYAAMLKKYKPQDGQPLDFTGIETTLNTYLYDTIFSLIKENTHGTARRELIELYSMEAELENVLRIVRLKKGFSLSPQFIRSCLISHWLYITPKLLDDMLAAESADEVLRIFQKSKYGKKMPQDKDYLYYEQRFQQILFQKAIHMLHFSVNPSSIFAAYSIFSRIELHNIINIIEGIRYQLSQDQIREMLILENS